From the genome of Methanofervidicoccus abyssi, one region includes:
- a CDS encoding AAA family ATPase: MEIGILDIKGSLPCFENFGDLPTLIVNEDNIHAIKDLDMLIIPGGSLIESFSLNEELKKHLLEFDGILFGVCSGFQILSKRVDIGRKSQYPIFREGLGLLDVEFSPLICTDRVEFKLMDNCIFGKVGDRGDGFHCHTYGDIKIGKGVKILTVSKVKKLNYKYLEEKRYMVSGVYRKNIYGTMVHGFLDNKNIKKSLLESLGVDEKEYQNILNKNKNLKEKLKRKSVIYSNRKRHKEEKKDDKKRGIILLSTGSQSGKTFLLTSIVSKLDGKTFVAKIGPDVRDIVPSLYILREPMLKYSSIKIGDRGWCDVEEFLRFVEKSDYEYYIVEGVMGAFTGALRKKNYSSAEVSKLLGFPVYVISSCSKGGIEGAFVEGLSYYSLLRSMGVDVRGIILNRVYNFQIFEKVREIGEKIGIKVIGVKKGEGGDDRGFIPEIEIDYESFCRSAMGLDFELEIPPIDTHKIKEEGENFEYHLRKWAHKFLDF; the protein is encoded by the coding sequence ATGGAAATCGGAATACTGGATATAAAAGGATCCCTTCCATGTTTTGAAAACTTTGGAGATCTACCTACTTTAATAGTTAATGAAGATAATATTCATGCTATTAAAGATTTAGATATGTTGATAATACCGGGGGGTAGTCTTATAGAGAGTTTCTCCCTAAACGAAGAATTAAAAAAACATCTCTTAGAATTCGATGGGATACTATTTGGTGTATGTAGTGGATTTCAGATACTCTCTAAGAGGGTTGATATAGGGAGGAAAAGCCAATATCCTATATTCAGGGAAGGGTTAGGCCTGTTAGATGTGGAGTTCTCTCCTTTAATATGTACAGATAGAGTGGAGTTTAAATTGATGGATAACTGTATCTTTGGAAAAGTTGGAGATAGAGGAGATGGGTTCCACTGTCATACATACGGAGATATAAAGATAGGTAAGGGGGTGAAAATACTTACAGTATCTAAGGTTAAAAAGTTGAATTATAAATACCTTGAAGAGAAACGTTATATGGTTTCGGGGGTTTATCGTAAGAATATATACGGTACTATGGTCCATGGATTTTTAGACAATAAAAATATAAAGAAGAGTTTATTGGAGAGTTTAGGGGTAGATGAAAAGGAGTATCAAAATATACTGAATAAAAATAAGAATCTAAAAGAGAAGTTGAAAAGAAAATCTGTAATATACTCCAATAGAAAAAGACACAAAGAAGAAAAAAAGGATGACAAAAAAAGAGGAATAATTCTCCTATCTACAGGTTCCCAATCTGGAAAAACTTTTTTATTAACTAGTATAGTTTCCAAGTTAGATGGGAAAACGTTCGTTGCAAAGATAGGTCCCGACGTTAGAGATATCGTCCCATCCCTCTATATCTTAAGGGAGCCTATGTTGAAGTATAGTAGTATAAAAATTGGAGACAGGGGATGGTGTGATGTTGAAGAGTTTTTAAGGTTTGTTGAGAAATCTGATTATGAGTACTATATAGTGGAAGGGGTTATGGGTGCCTTCACAGGTGCTCTAAGGAAAAAGAACTACAGTAGTGCTGAAGTGTCAAAACTTTTAGGTTTTCCAGTGTATGTTATATCTTCCTGTAGTAAAGGAGGTATTGAAGGGGCCTTTGTAGAAGGTTTAAGTTATTACTCCCTTTTAAGGAGCATGGGGGTAGACGTAAGGGGTATAATATTAAACAGAGTTTATAACTTCCAGATCTTTGAGAAGGTTAGGGAAATAGGGGAGAAGATTGGTATAAAGGTAATAGGTGTTAAAAAGGGAGAAGGTGGGGATGATAGAGGATTTATACCTGAGATAGAGATAGACTACGAGAGTTTCTGTAGAAGTGCCATGGGGTTAGACTTTGAGTTGGAGATTCCTCCAATAGATACACATAAGATAAAAGAAGAAGGCGAAAATTTTGAATACCATCTTAGAAAGTGGGCTCATAAGTTTTTAGATTTTTAG
- a CDS encoding helicase HerA domain-containing protein: MENKKEVIGYIVGETTTTEVTFLSNSDKIPEVGSYVSIEYPNGREVLGMIEGVMQSCPILDEVLSVEDILKLRKLEKEDSYLVIGKIKILGDVEEKKIPKIPPKPGTEVYSASEEILKKMFSTGDIEIGKLLSKDIPVRLDVNRLCSRHLAILAITGMGKSNTVAVLLSELNRLKATVLVFDVHGEYRDIESYNENNKLRVNIIKPKINVYEISSDSLADLAGVDVAATKQRLYIRKAVDNVKEKYRESDLQSAEDYINLIVDELESFLEESKRDANSIYTAIFRLKDMLKFKGHLITLHYNPIEKIKENYINILPLEGLDENDIDIIISYISKEILMDRKKALREGCPKPIFIILEEAHLVIPKYRNTRSKIYISRIAREGRKFGVGLCLVSQRPKTLDPETLSQCNNLIISKLIEPHDQQHVQQASENLSEDLLKQLPGLNVGEAIIIGPALRIPALVKINKFNGKYGGEDLDIVWIWEKSYSERSREEEPLGDYDGLD, translated from the coding sequence ATGGAAAATAAAAAAGAGGTGATAGGATATATAGTAGGAGAAACTACTACTACAGAGGTTACCTTTCTATCAAACTCAGACAAAATACCTGAAGTAGGTAGTTATGTGTCTATCGAGTATCCAAATGGAAGGGAAGTTTTAGGTATGATAGAAGGGGTTATGCAAAGTTGTCCCATTCTCGACGAGGTGTTAAGTGTAGAGGATATACTAAAATTGAGAAAATTGGAAAAGGAGGATTCCTACCTGGTTATAGGTAAGATAAAGATATTGGGGGATGTGGAGGAGAAGAAGATACCTAAGATACCTCCAAAACCAGGTACAGAGGTATATTCCGCCAGTGAAGAGATTTTAAAAAAGATGTTCTCCACAGGAGATATAGAGATTGGAAAATTACTATCTAAGGATATACCTGTAAGGTTAGATGTTAATAGGTTATGCTCTAGACATTTGGCAATATTGGCTATTACGGGAATGGGAAAATCCAACACCGTTGCAGTACTTCTTTCAGAGTTAAACAGGTTGAAGGCCACAGTACTTGTTTTCGATGTGCATGGAGAGTATAGAGATATAGAGTCCTACAACGAAAATAACAAGTTGAGAGTTAATATTATAAAGCCGAAGATAAACGTATATGAGATAAGTAGTGACAGTTTGGCAGATCTCGCTGGAGTGGATGTTGCAGCTACGAAACAGAGGCTTTATATTAGGAAAGCTGTAGATAACGTAAAGGAGAAGTACAGGGAAAGTGATCTTCAATCTGCAGAAGATTATATAAATCTGATCGTGGATGAATTGGAAAGCTTCTTGGAAGAGAGTAAGAGAGACGCCAATAGTATTTACACTGCAATATTTAGACTTAAGGATATGTTGAAGTTTAAGGGACATTTAATAACCTTACACTACAACCCTATAGAGAAGATAAAGGAAAACTATATCAATATACTACCTTTAGAGGGCTTAGATGAAAACGACATAGATATTATTATATCTTATATCTCAAAGGAGATACTGATGGACAGAAAGAAGGCACTTAGAGAAGGCTGTCCAAAACCTATATTTATAATACTCGAGGAAGCTCATCTCGTTATTCCAAAGTATAGAAATACAAGATCAAAAATTTATATATCCAGGATAGCAAGAGAGGGTAGAAAATTTGGAGTGGGTTTATGTTTAGTGTCTCAGAGACCTAAAACCTTGGATCCCGAAACTCTCTCACAGTGTAACAATCTTATCATCTCAAAGTTAATTGAACCTCATGATCAACAGCATGTACAACAGGCCTCAGAGAATTTAAGTGAGGACCTCCTTAAACAACTCCCAGGCTTGAACGTGGGAGAGGCTATAATAATAGGCCCTGCCCTACGTATTCCAGCACTGGTTAAGATAAACAAATTTAACGGTAAATATGGAGGGGAAGATTTAGATATTGTATGGATATGGGAAAAATCCTACAGTGAAAGAAGTAGAGAAGAGGAACCTTTGGGAGATTACGACGGTTTGGATTAA
- the aroA gene encoding 3-phosphoshikimate 1-carboxyvinyltransferase, with protein MLIVEKTEELRGTVNAPPSKSYTHRAVICASLGDGISKIVNPLNSEDCLSSVNGCMSLGAMIDIESDTWIVEGNYNSPKTPDNVIDVKNSGTTLRILTGISSQIPKGYAILTGDESIRRRPMGPLLDALNQLGIEAFSSKMNGTAPVIVKGGKIENNVVRIRGDVSSQFITSLMMTLPFSQEDSEIVLTTPLKSAPYLDITIDVIERFGIKIIKDDEKYGKFLVYGNQRYKSCNYTVEGDYSSASYIIAAGVLINSKIIIKNLFKNSKQGDRRIVDILREMGADIKVKENRIIVEGPYHLEGISIDVKDIPDLVPTIAILGCFARGRTEIYNGEHVRFKECDRLHACAVELRKMGGEIREKPDGLVIEGVGKLKGTKLNTYGDHRLVMAFTVAGLLAEGKTVIEGEESVKVSFPDFISVMRSLGANLVVK; from the coding sequence ATGCTTATAGTGGAGAAAACAGAAGAACTGAGGGGAACTGTAAATGCACCACCTTCAAAGTCCTACACCCACAGGGCTGTAATATGTGCATCCTTGGGAGACGGAATATCGAAGATTGTAAATCCCCTCAACAGTGAAGACTGTCTATCATCTGTAAATGGCTGTATGTCCTTGGGAGCCATGATAGATATAGAAAGTGATACATGGATTGTGGAGGGGAATTACAACAGTCCAAAGACACCTGATAACGTTATAGATGTTAAAAATAGTGGTACAACTTTAAGGATACTTACAGGTATTTCCTCTCAGATACCTAAGGGCTACGCCATATTAACTGGAGATGAATCCATAAGAAGAAGACCTATGGGTCCACTGTTAGATGCATTAAATCAACTGGGTATTGAAGCTTTTTCTTCTAAAATGAATGGTACTGCCCCTGTAATTGTCAAAGGTGGTAAGATAGAGAATAATGTTGTAAGAATAAGGGGAGACGTAAGTTCTCAATTCATCACATCCCTCATGATGACGCTACCTTTCTCTCAAGAAGATAGTGAGATAGTATTAACTACGCCTTTAAAATCTGCTCCCTACTTAGATATAACGATAGATGTAATTGAGAGGTTTGGGATAAAGATAATAAAGGATGACGAGAAATATGGAAAGTTTCTTGTATATGGGAATCAGAGGTATAAGTCCTGTAATTATACAGTTGAAGGTGATTACTCCTCCGCCTCCTATATCATTGCCGCTGGAGTACTTATAAACTCTAAAATTATCATAAAAAATCTTTTTAAAAACTCTAAACAGGGAGATAGAAGGATAGTTGATATTCTAAGGGAAATGGGTGCCGATATTAAAGTAAAGGAGAACAGAATAATAGTAGAGGGACCTTATCACCTGGAGGGTATTTCGATAGATGTAAAGGATATACCAGATCTTGTACCTACTATTGCCATCTTAGGATGTTTTGCTCGAGGTAGGACTGAAATTTACAACGGAGAACATGTCAGGTTTAAGGAATGCGACAGGTTACATGCCTGTGCAGTGGAGTTAAGAAAAATGGGTGGAGAAATAAGGGAAAAACCTGACGGCCTTGTAATAGAGGGGGTAGGAAAGTTGAAGGGGACGAAGTTGAACACCTATGGAGATCACAGGCTTGTAATGGCATTTACAGTTGCAGGACTTTTGGCAGAGGGAAAGACTGTAATTGAGGGAGAGGAGAGTGTAAAGGTGTCTTTTCCAGATTTTATCTCTGTAATGAGATCTCTTGGGGCTAATTTAGTTGTTAAATAG
- a CDS encoding helicase-related protein, whose translation MFGKKFNVIGLCKMGEEGIDFPDLNVLIIMGNPKSDGAIIQRIGRVLRYKEDETVHIISPM comes from the coding sequence GTGTTTGGTAAAAAGTTCAATGTAATAGGGTTATGTAAAATGGGAGAAGAAGGGATTGATTTTCCAGATTTAAATGTCCTAATTATAATGGGAAACCCTAAATCCGACGGAGCAATTATACAGAGGATAGGTAGAGTATTAAGGTATAAAGAAGATGAAACAGTGCATATTATATCCCCTATGTAA
- a CDS encoding PP2C family protein-serine/threonine phosphatase, with product MVWGRILLRGLKLMNIKLLNRDYIILEEDKAYGISHKGNRTHNEDYILVKKIKDIYLLAVADGIGGHNAGEVASKMAVDTLEEFITEEYEEDLSIEEIIKLLKEAYNLAHDRIRENAIGDREGMGTTMTTTVIKEDRCIVVNCGDSRAHLIRDGNIIRRTRDHSLVQTLIDSGQISEERAMYHPLKNIITSALGLDELKIDDYIWDLKEGDVLLLSSDGLHDYVEKEDILKVVNSYRDPKEIVERLLDVALEKTEDNVSILVYKNI from the coding sequence ATGGTCTGGGGAAGAATACTGTTAAGAGGCTTGAAACTTATGAATATTAAACTGTTAAATCGCGACTACATAATCCTCGAGGAGGATAAGGCCTACGGTATATCCCATAAAGGTAACAGGACACACAACGAGGACTACATATTAGTTAAAAAGATTAAAGATATCTATCTCCTGGCAGTTGCAGATGGTATTGGAGGACATAATGCAGGAGAAGTTGCATCTAAGATGGCAGTAGATACCTTAGAGGAATTTATAACTGAGGAATACGAGGAAGATTTATCTATAGAGGAGATTATAAAACTGCTAAAAGAAGCCTACAACTTAGCCCATGATAGAATAAGAGAAAATGCTATAGGGGATAGGGAAGGTATGGGGACAACAATGACAACTACAGTAATAAAAGAAGACAGATGTATTGTAGTAAACTGTGGTGATAGTAGAGCACACTTGATTAGAGATGGGAACATAATCCGTAGAACCAGGGATCACTCTCTTGTCCAAACCTTGATAGATAGTGGCCAAATTTCAGAAGAAAGGGCTATGTACCATCCACTGAAGAATATCATCACTTCGGCGTTAGGGTTGGATGAACTTAAGATAGATGATTATATCTGGGATCTAAAAGAAGGAGATGTACTTCTCCTAAGTTCCGATGGACTCCATGATTACGTTGAAAAAGAAGATATTTTAAAGGTCGTAAATAGTTATAGGGATCCAAAGGAGATTGTTGAAAGACTGTTAGATGTCGCATTAGAAAAAACAGAAGATAATGTAAGTATTTTGGTATATAAAAATATATAA
- a CDS encoding IGHMBP2 family helicase — translation MKVETYVNHLKNLVELERKAEIEAMKEEMRKLSGQEREKVGRAILGLNGKVVGEEFKYKLVKYGRKKEIKTEIGVGDLVVISRNNPLRSNLVGTVTEKGKHHIVVALENVPSWALKNVRIDLYANDVTFRRQIENLDKLSESGIKVLKYVLELEEPKKSKEVEFEPQDENLNESQKKAVSLSLGSEDFFLIHGPFGTGKTRTVTEVIIQEVKRGKKVLATAESNIAVDNLVERLWGKVKLVRVGHPSKVSKHLKESTLYYQIEAHEKYKEVKRLRKKAERLVTIRDKYLKPTPQWRRGLSDEEILKFAERGIGIRGISVRNIRSMAQWITVNMEIQRLYDEARRIEEEIIKEVIDKAEVVLSTNSSVALEYLEGVKFDVAVIDEASQATIPSVLIPIGRCDKFILAGDHKQLPPTILSEKAQELSKTLFEKLIELYPSKSKILEIQYRMNEKLMEFPSREFYGGRIRAYEGVKNISLLDLGVKEVSLEGFWKYILDPKEPLVFVDTSQHPEKWEKQRRGSTSKENPLEAEVVKKILERLIKMDIPPESIGVITPYEDQRDLIDTLIGNYGVEVKTVDGYQGREKEVIVLSLVRSNRDGELGFLTDMRRLNVSLTRAKRKLIVIGDCETLKIHPTYKRFIEFVERKGTLVLLNSKNPISIKNP, via the coding sequence ATGAAAGTGGAGACATATGTTAACCATCTAAAAAATTTAGTTGAACTTGAGAGGAAGGCTGAGATAGAAGCTATGAAAGAGGAGATGAGAAAACTAAGTGGCCAGGAGAGGGAGAAAGTAGGTAGAGCTATCTTAGGACTAAATGGAAAAGTTGTCGGTGAAGAGTTTAAATATAAACTGGTTAAATACGGTAGGAAAAAGGAGATAAAAACTGAGATAGGTGTTGGAGATCTCGTAGTGATAAGTAGAAACAATCCTCTAAGAAGTAATCTAGTTGGTACTGTAACCGAGAAGGGAAAACATCACATTGTAGTTGCCTTGGAGAACGTCCCTTCCTGGGCTTTGAAGAACGTCAGGATCGATCTCTACGCCAACGATGTAACCTTTAGGAGACAGATCGAGAATTTGGATAAACTCAGTGAAAGTGGAATAAAAGTGTTGAAATACGTCCTAGAACTGGAGGAACCTAAGAAAAGTAAAGAGGTTGAATTTGAACCACAGGACGAGAATTTAAATGAGAGTCAGAAAAAAGCCGTAAGTTTGTCCCTTGGGAGTGAAGATTTCTTCTTAATCCATGGGCCCTTTGGTACTGGAAAAACTAGAACTGTCACAGAGGTTATAATTCAAGAGGTAAAGAGGGGAAAGAAGGTACTTGCAACTGCAGAGAGTAATATAGCAGTTGATAACTTAGTTGAACGTCTCTGGGGAAAAGTTAAACTGGTTCGAGTGGGACATCCTTCCAAGGTATCCAAACACTTAAAGGAATCTACGTTATACTACCAGATTGAAGCCCATGAGAAATACAAAGAGGTTAAGAGGTTGAGGAAGAAGGCAGAGAGATTGGTAACAATTAGGGATAAATATCTGAAACCTACACCTCAGTGGCGTAGGGGTCTTTCAGATGAGGAGATTCTCAAGTTTGCAGAGAGGGGGATCGGTATAAGAGGAATATCTGTAAGAAATATAAGATCCATGGCTCAGTGGATCACAGTTAATATGGAGATCCAGAGATTGTACGACGAGGCTAGACGTATTGAGGAGGAGATAATTAAGGAAGTGATAGATAAGGCAGAGGTTGTCCTAAGTACAAACTCCTCAGTGGCACTTGAATACTTAGAAGGGGTTAAATTTGATGTTGCAGTTATAGATGAGGCATCCCAGGCGACTATTCCAAGTGTATTAATCCCCATAGGGAGATGTGATAAATTTATCTTAGCAGGAGATCATAAACAATTACCTCCAACGATCCTAAGTGAGAAAGCACAGGAACTAAGTAAGACACTCTTTGAAAAACTTATCGAGTTATACCCTTCAAAGAGTAAGATCCTTGAGATACAGTACAGGATGAACGAGAAACTTATGGAGTTTCCAAGCAGGGAATTCTATGGGGGAAGAATTAGAGCATATGAAGGTGTCAAAAATATATCCCTTCTAGATTTAGGTGTTAAGGAAGTATCTCTTGAAGGGTTCTGGAAATATATTTTAGATCCCAAGGAGCCATTAGTTTTTGTAGATACTTCCCAACATCCTGAGAAGTGGGAGAAACAGAGAAGAGGTTCCACCTCAAAGGAGAATCCCCTGGAGGCAGAAGTTGTTAAGAAGATCTTAGAGAGATTAATAAAGATGGATATACCACCAGAGTCTATCGGTGTTATAACACCTTATGAGGATCAGAGAGATCTGATAGATACCTTAATAGGAAATTATGGAGTGGAGGTGAAAACTGTAGATGGATATCAGGGGAGGGAAAAAGAAGTGATAGTTCTGTCCCTTGTCCGTTCAAATAGAGATGGGGAACTTGGATTCTTAACAGATATGAGAAGATTGAACGTCTCTCTAACAAGAGCGAAGAGAAAGTTAATAGTTATTGGAGATTGCGAAACCCTCAAAATCCATCCGACTTATAAAAGGTTTATCGAGTTTGTTGAAAGGAAGGGGACATTGGTACTTTTAAATAGTAAAAATCCTATTTCTATTAAAAATCCCTGA
- a CDS encoding ATP-dependent DNA helicase, giving the protein MKYSLEDFRIFYRMKFPYEKIRPQQVKMMEKIFNSIKNKKNLIVEAPTGVGKTLSYLIPTIYFAERGKRIIILTETIDQQERILEELNALKPNLKVSFIMGKNNFICKVKGSKADGIFCKLNKRCYHRPNRRTQCVLCGTAKKPVKIGEDIKYYCPFCICDYQKSKIDCLEGDILVMNNSVFYYIKEEIDVNRKTEVIICDEAHKLEKSIRNSATIKIDPETALYRLREMAYYFAPAILKKHLGRLRERYPTLNDNTIENYEKDFWNIVRNYVVKHADIEECKYILDYYGEEIIGTSKWNIAVLGVLIDGYYQIRNIKNKIFSFEEKKELKTEELIFEVYNENTFVYLEYIYVSQKKLSDMSLTEFLEEIRGLKSIDDNFVVYRSGKALLCVPVFVSSYLKRLYDNATVIHCSATIGNPEIHGRKTGVESFDTLILDSPFSKDRRKIIALTDGVNMKYEGNLDLKRKKANENIFKLLKSTKANTLVLFRSFEDLESAYNYLLERTSELKGKIFCYHSDMDGKDAKILKERFEKEGGVLLATGRFAEGVDIPGEALTMVIIDSLPFPVPTPLLNREQKLIKDKLLRRGIDPRTAHWQSFLMTSFHIMSTRVIQMIGRLIRTERDYGIVVIQDRRFYQWVGEVMRKRKYLKDEYISMSLRNALEYIPKFLSKFRNGYK; this is encoded by the coding sequence ATGAAGTACTCATTGGAAGATTTTAGAATTTTCTATAGGATGAAATTTCCCTATGAGAAAATACGGCCTCAACAGGTAAAGATGATGGAGAAGATATTTAACTCCATCAAAAATAAGAAAAATCTTATAGTAGAAGCTCCAACAGGTGTGGGAAAAACCCTTTCCTATCTTATCCCTACTATATACTTTGCAGAGAGAGGGAAGAGGATCATCATACTTACAGAAACTATAGATCAGCAGGAGAGGATATTGGAAGAACTAAACGCCTTAAAACCTAATTTAAAGGTCTCCTTCATAATGGGAAAGAACAATTTTATCTGTAAGGTTAAAGGAAGTAAGGCAGATGGAATTTTCTGCAAGTTAAACAAAAGATGTTATCATAGACCAAATAGGAGAACTCAGTGTGTATTATGTGGTACAGCGAAAAAACCTGTAAAGATAGGCGAAGATATAAAGTACTACTGTCCCTTCTGTATCTGTGATTATCAGAAATCTAAGATAGACTGTTTAGAGGGGGATATCTTAGTTATGAACAACAGTGTATTTTACTATATAAAAGAAGAGATAGATGTAAATAGAAAAACTGAGGTTATCATATGTGATGAGGCTCATAAACTCGAGAAAAGTATCAGAAACTCCGCTACAATAAAGATAGATCCAGAGACAGCACTTTATAGGTTGAGAGAGATGGCTTATTACTTTGCCCCTGCTATATTGAAGAAACACCTTGGAAGACTTAGAGAGAGATATCCAACATTAAACGATAATACTATAGAAAATTACGAGAAGGATTTTTGGAATATAGTACGTAACTACGTAGTAAAACATGCAGACATTGAAGAGTGTAAATACATCCTAGATTACTACGGAGAAGAAATAATAGGGACATCAAAATGGAATATAGCAGTACTTGGGGTCTTAATAGATGGTTACTACCAGATCCGTAATATAAAGAATAAGATCTTCTCTTTTGAGGAGAAGAAGGAGTTGAAGACGGAAGAGTTAATATTTGAGGTTTACAACGAAAATACTTTTGTATATTTGGAGTATATCTACGTATCCCAGAAAAAGTTATCAGACATGTCTCTAACAGAGTTTTTAGAGGAGATAAGGGGCTTGAAGTCTATAGATGATAATTTCGTAGTATATAGAAGTGGAAAGGCCTTACTATGTGTACCTGTATTTGTTTCATCCTATCTCAAAAGACTTTACGATAATGCCACAGTAATACACTGCTCTGCTACCATTGGTAATCCAGAGATACATGGACGTAAAACTGGAGTGGAATCTTTTGACACTTTGATCTTAGATAGCCCCTTCTCAAAGGATAGGAGAAAGATAATAGCTTTAACTGACGGAGTAAATATGAAATACGAGGGAAATTTGGATCTAAAAAGGAAGAAGGCGAATGAAAATATATTTAAACTTCTAAAATCTACAAAGGCCAATACGTTGGTGCTCTTCAGAAGTTTTGAGGACCTTGAGAGTGCCTACAACTACCTGTTGGAGAGAACCTCTGAGTTAAAAGGAAAAATATTCTGCTATCACTCAGATATGGATGGAAAGGATGCCAAAATACTAAAAGAACGTTTTGAGAAGGAGGGGGGGGTACTCCTGGCAACTGGTAGATTTGCGGAAGGAGTAGATATTCCAGGAGAGGCCCTCACGATGGTGATAATAGACAGTTTACCTTTCCCAGTACCTACTCCACTACTTAACAGGGAACAGAAATTGATAAAAGATAAATTACTAAGAAGAGGTATAGATCCCAGGACTGCCCACTGGCAATCCTTCTTAATGACATCTTTTCATATAATGTCTACTAGAGTTATCCAGATGATAGGAAGACTTATTAGAACTGAGAGGGACTATGGTATCGTTGTTATTCAGGACAGGAGGTTTTACCAATGGGTGGGAGAGGTGATGAGAAAGAGAAAGTATCTAAAGGACGAGTATATATCCATGAGCTTGAGAAATGCCCTTGAGTATATTCCAAAATTTTTAAGTAAATTTAGAAATGGTTATAAATAA
- a CDS encoding site-2 protease family protein, with the protein MTTLSTTVILIFLILWIILNLYYYRREGERGLKTYYGIFGILRTSWGLKIIDKIGKYRFWQKIGIFLIPVCVVVSIITFYTFVNSTVGLFSGSIPKESSRPIILLFGNVIPWIPGIIALVLGITLHELAHGIVARSFNLKIKSTGLILFLGIPLGAFVEIGEEFKNVSRKVRGAVASAGPVVNILIYLLVLLVIPCISNIPSSLTITKVFKDLPASGVLKEGDIIYSINGKRITSLSDFREVVKGIEPKENITITVIRENQIRTFELTTSSEGKIGIVVEPSKSLLFIIETLSWTGVLNLILGFFNLLPALPLDGFHIWNALPEIVRDLKANSRVTETISKYMEYLINERNLTTMSITIWFVIFASILYSLM; encoded by the coding sequence ATGACAACATTATCTACAACTGTAATTCTAATATTTCTCATACTCTGGATAATCCTAAACCTCTATTACTACAGGAGGGAAGGTGAGAGAGGTCTAAAAACATACTATGGGATCTTTGGTATACTGAGAACTTCTTGGGGCTTAAAGATTATAGATAAAATAGGTAAGTACAGATTTTGGCAGAAGATAGGTATCTTTCTAATACCTGTGTGTGTAGTAGTTAGTATCATCACATTTTACACCTTTGTAAATTCTACAGTAGGATTATTCAGTGGTTCAATACCTAAGGAAAGTTCAAGACCAATTATACTACTATTTGGAAATGTTATCCCATGGATTCCAGGAATTATAGCACTTGTATTAGGTATCACACTTCATGAGTTAGCCCATGGTATCGTGGCCAGATCCTTTAACTTAAAGATAAAGAGTACGGGGTTGATCCTATTTCTCGGCATCCCCCTTGGAGCCTTTGTGGAGATAGGAGAGGAGTTTAAGAACGTCAGTAGGAAGGTAAGAGGTGCTGTGGCATCTGCAGGGCCTGTAGTAAATATACTGATATATCTCCTCGTACTTCTGGTAATCCCCTGTATATCCAATATACCATCTTCTCTAACTATTACAAAGGTGTTTAAAGATCTTCCAGCCAGTGGAGTTCTCAAGGAAGGGGATATAATATACTCCATAAATGGAAAGAGAATCACTTCTCTCTCAGATTTTCGTGAGGTTGTGAAAGGAATAGAGCCAAAGGAGAATATAACTATTACTGTTATTAGGGAGAATCAGATTAGAACTTTTGAATTAACTACATCTTCTGAAGGAAAAATAGGGATTGTCGTTGAACCTTCAAAATCCCTGTTATTTATAATAGAAACATTATCCTGGACAGGTGTGTTGAATTTGATATTAGGTTTTTTCAACCTCTTACCTGCCCTACCTCTTGATGGGTTTCACATCTGGAACGCCCTCCCTGAGATAGTTAGAGATCTAAAGGCTAACAGTAGAGTAACAGAGACTATCTCAAAATATATGGAATATTTAATAAACGAGAGGAATCTAACTACTATGAGCATAACTATATGGTTTGTAATATTTGCTTCTATACTCTACTCCCTTATGTAG